ATGAGATGAGATGTATTGTGGCCAACACTACACTCAATTTATATCATGGTGGACTTCAAGAGGTTGGGGAGATTGAGTGTCTTGAAGTGACATTAACAGAAGATGAAATTATTTACTGTAGGAATATTGGGGATGTTAGGACGTCCACGAGTATTCCAGGTCCATCCACAAGCATTCTATGTCCGTCCATAAGCTGAGGTGATATTAGTTCTCCTCACACATGCACGGATGTTATAGACCTGTCCTCTAGTTGAATGAGTTGGGGCGATGCTTTCGACTCTTCCACGAGTTGtgatgattattaaaaataattacataataattatgaatagatatataattagtttaattttaataaaatgttatgttttgttaATCGCcagtttaatttattatttatgattgaAGATGTTATGTGCTTTTTATACGAATTGTGTTTTGATGCTGAAAAACTGATTATTTGAattgtacaaattatatttttttggcagGAAGTTAATGACAGAAAAAATTGTTCCAGGATGTCTCTTAGTCGAGTCATAGATAATATTTACGACTCGAGTATTGCAATTGACATTTGACATTTACAACTCGTGAATCACGGATAATGAATGTGTCTTGCATGTTGGAGATGCTAAGCGTGCTCTatccctaaatattttttcactacttttttttttttactatgctaAATTTATcctgccttttctttttgtgcacAAACACATGTTCTTTTGCTGCTTACAATCTCATTAACtagccaatttgatttaatacaTAAATTTTGTTCAAAACATGGATTCCTTCTGGTGTGCTTTGGGCAGTTTATGTTTTATAGATGTGGTATTGTCAGTCTTAGAGAGGAGTCGTCAGTTGGCTGCTCGTAATTTTGTGTAAGAAATACGAATTTACTTGCAAGGATGGGAGTGATTGATCAGCTGTCAAGTCTTTAAACATGCAAATCATCTTGTTCATGCAGAGGAGGTCTAATGAATTCTCGGTATTTGACTCTGAGACTTCTTTGAATCGTTGAGATCCTAGACATTGGTTTCTATATTTGGTTGAAATGAGATTGCATGCTGAAATAGCGACAGCTTGCAAGAACGACGTTGAGCTGTTCCAGTGACCTACCGGCAGTGTATGCCATGGAACAACAATCGGCGGCAGTTACAAGGATTTTATTTCACGGAGGAGCGTCTGGGAACATTCATTGCAGGATAATCTTCTTGCCCTAAATTATTCAACGGAGCATCTGGATTACTTTAACAGCATGTCTAGCCGATAATCAGATGAATCTAGGAAACCATGAAACAATCACCCTCGCATGCAAATAATTGAAAATGCCATAAATGGGATCAACACAACACTGGTCGATTAAGATATAAACCAACACTAATAAAATCCTACAGAAATTGACACAAAACTGTAGGTATGCGAGGGAAGAAGAACCAAATCATGGCAATACCCTCAAAATGATGAAACAGACAACGGAAAACAAACAGGTCAATAATAAACCTAGAACCATTCAGTTTACACACGTTCATGTCAAAGGACATAAATCCACATCCCCAAGGCCATATACTATTAAAGCCTCTCAATCCACCAGCAGCCACAAAACCCACGACCTCCATCAACACTTTAATCGaatacatcatcatcatcatctggAAGAGGTTGACTAACTGCAGCTGCAAGCTCAGCCTCGTGCCTGTCAAAATTAACAGCAGCGGGATGGTTAAAGATAACTACTTtcagaaacctttttttttataaaaaaaatcgcaAACATTTACACCCATATATAGGAGACAACGGACAAAAAAAAGGCTCTGAAATAATCTGAGTTTCTTTCATATGCCAGTCACCAGAAAGAGGAATCGACAGGAGAGGGAGAGCTAATTCTTAAAGACCACAATACTTACTGTGCCTGTGCTGCAAGATCAATTGTAACTTCCGGAGGAGCCAGGGCAGGAGACTCGACAAAATGCAAATTGGGATCCCTGCAGTCATAAAACCAATTCAGATAGGTATTTTATTCTGATAGATATGGTCAGGAGAAATCAGGCATTTGAATTGAAATAACAGTGATCCTTTTACCCAGCAAGCTTTCTGGCAAGGTACAGGAAGGGCTTCTCAAAGTTGTAATTGCTCTTTGCTGAAATTTCATAGTACTGCAAGTTCTTCTTACGGTGGAAAGTGACCTGCTTTGCCTTCACCTGCCTGTTCTTCACATCAACCTTGTTTCCACAAAGAACAATAGGAATGTTCTCACAAACCCTGAAAACATTCAATCAGTCTCAAAGACAAATGAGTAAGCCAAATATGTCATAACAAGGGATTACACACACCGGCAAAGATCCCGATGCCATGTAGGGACATTCTTATATGTCAAACGAGCAGTAACATCAAACATGATGATCGCACACTGTCCATGGATGCTgcataagaaacaaaaaattgtCATTCACTAAACcatttcaaattgttttgtaCAGATAACATTAGAAGATCAAACATCATACAAAGGCCAACTTAGACCGGCTAAAACACATCCCACCCCAGTAATTGAAATGACACCCCCAATTGCTTGGATATACTCATGCAATAAATctcctaataaaattaagtacaaaACACCAGGTTCTAATTATTTGAGAACAGACAATAATATTCTGTTGGTAAAACACTTACCATAAGTTCTATAATCAAACCATTAAAGTGCTGATAAGTCTATAACTAACCCAAGAAAATTACGAATGCAAGGCATGAtctaaaacaacataaaaatcatataaagaaTCATCCTTAAATCAAACAGCAGCCACAAATACTTACTAATATCCATCTCTGAGACCACCAAACTTCTCTTGACCAGCGGTATCCCAGCAATAGAATCTAATTTTTCCACAGTTGGTGAAGAAATCCAAAGGATGAACTTCCACACCAATAGTTGCTGCATTCAccaaaaatacacaaacaaatCAATAACTTCCACACCACAAAaccaactaattaaaaaaatacgagACTTACGCTCATATTTCTTCTCGAACTCGCCAGTAAGATGCCTTTTCACAAATGTTGTTTTCCCTGCAATGTGCAAACACCCAGAAGCCAAAAATCAATAAcactgattttaattaaaaaataaaaataaaattaacacccCAAATCCAAAACTCTGCCAAAATAAACATGGTTTTtcctatatttttcaaatacccAAATGCCAAAAATCCAAACCCCAAATCTTCTTATACAGATAAATCTTATCTTCTATGCATTTAAAAGAATACCCAGTAGctgaaaaacaaaacccatttttttttttatataaaaaatatcaaaacccaaacccaagcaacactaaaaataaacagaaaacacagaacccagataaaaaaaatttcaaaaatattaaaatcataaaaaaacgaCAGATTTAACCAAAACAGATGCACATACCTGTGCCACCATCACCAACAATAACAAGCTTGAAGCTTGGATAATCAACAGTTTGCTGATTCGGCAAAGCCtacattaataaacaaaaacaaacagaaaacaaccaaaaatcatctaaaggaaaataaagattaaGTCTTGAGATTATTACAGCAAACAGATTAAAAGGAAGAAATCAATACATGAAGAAGATATTGCATACCATttgattttaagatttaaattcaatttcgaATTGGTAGAGAGAGCTTCTACTGCTTGGGATTTGAATTTTTGAGGGCTTGTGAGGGATGAAGGGGTTTATAAAGAGGAGGTTTAAGGAGCGTGAGAGACCAAAGATGTAAAGAGTGGGAAGATCTGGGACGTTGGTGGTTGCCGACCTGTGTGTTGGACGGTAAGATCGATGGCGTAGGTGGTGTGTGTAGTAGGGGATCTATACTTGGCTTAAATCTGACGCGAAACGCTGAACCTCGAGTTTGGTTCCGCTTCACATCAACGCGGTCAAATAGAGTTTGATGGTGGcgtagtggtaagagcttgggactaagaggtttgttccctcttaggtctcaggttcaaaccctatggctgctcatatgatggccactggaggcttacatggtcgttaatttcagggcccgtggaattagtcgaggtgcgcgcaagctggtccggacacccacgataattaaaaaaaaaaaaaaaagagtttgattGTACGCTCAACCCATAAGGAACGGTCCACTGTTTTTTTTAGCAGTGGGTTACATGGTTGTTTAGAGGGAGTGTTTGTTAGTGTGAAATTtgacttccttttttttttttttaatttttttaacttttacttttcaaagttgtttttaaattgctATTTATctgacaaaaaattaaattgatatttttaaaatttgtttttatgatattaatatactaatattaaaagtaaattttttaaaaaaatactattttaatacattttcaatacAATAACATTTTTGAAGAGCATCATTGACTACTCGTATTAATTATTTtgctgttttttaaattgttttttttaatgaatcaaattaatgttttttaagtattttttaattattttgatgtaatgatgttaaaaataaaaaattgtaaaaaattatagtaatatatttttaattataaagtatttagtaaaaaatatcatgtattaCATTAACATAGTAAATCATAATTACAAGACATGACAATGACATGGGGATCCCATATGGCATAAGATTAGGATCTTCGAACAGTTTTTTGTTtctgaaaaacaagaaagtcCAAAATGACAtggttttgttaaaaaaaaaagctttttccACAAACTTGACTTATGTTTGACCCCGGGTCATAGAGTTGACCCAGATAGGATTAGTCATGACGTAATCGGGTTTGGCATAGCAGAACCTAGCCAGGTTTACTATATgatttttcctttctatttcTAGGCCTTTTACATGTACTCACAAATCGGCCCAAGGAATTTAAAGCCCAATCTGGACACACTTACCATAATCCAATACACCACGCACGATGAGGTGATCTCCCCTAAATCTGACGGCCTAGATTCGTGCGTTAGATTTAAGCCACCTGAACAAGTTTGAAATTAGAAACCCTCCTAGCTTCTATCCTCTACACACACGGCAAACATCATGAAAATATCTACCCTCCACGTAACCAGGTCTACAACCATCAACGTCACAGATCTGCCAACCCCTGCACCTCATCGCACAAGATCTCCATAAAACCTCTCTTTATAAAACCCTACGAAGAACAGTCTTGCAAATCCCCCTCCTTCTCGACGCCTCAATAAAAAAGCTTTgctgttttgaaaaattaaacaaaatggtgagtctttaaggttttttttaattagatctaCATTGCAACCTCTTGTTTTCTTGTTGATTGTGTACTGATATTTTGTACtggatttttgttaattttaggcTTTGCCAAATCAGCAAACTGTTGATTATCCAAGCTTCAAGCTTGTAATTGTCGGTGATGGTGGTACAGGTatgtgtaaatatttttattgcgAGGCTCTGTTGGGTTAAATCCgtgttgttttttggttttgtgttGATCTTCAGTGATTTTCTTTGGCATTTGGAGTTTTGATCCTAtttgaaatattgatttttagtgatgtttggaatttggggttttgatttttttgatgtaaaacatgggttttgatttttagcTTCTGGGTGGCTGTGAATTGTAGGGAAAACCACATTCGTTAAGAGGCATCTTACCGGAGAGTTTGAGAAGAAATATGAGCGTAAGTtagaatatattttgtttgttgttgctGAATGATCTTATGTTTTAGTTCCTGATGTTTTATGTGATTGATTGACTTGTGTTTGTAATGGATGCAGCAACTATTGGTGTGGAAGTTCATCCTTTGGATTTCTTCACCAACTGTGGAAAAATTAGATTCTATTGCTGGGATACAGCTGGTCAAGAGAAGTTTGGTGGTCTCAGAGATGGATATTAGTAAGTTTTTGTGTCTGATGTTTGTTTTAAGGATGATTTTCATACTAATTGTATGCATGTTGTTTTGGATCATTCCTGgcgtttcaatttttttttcttagttgtcGGGTCACTAGCACTTGAATGGCTTAATGATAGATGTGTTCAGTGTTACTGACAGGATTTTGCACACGCTCATAATTAGAACCTAGTGTTCTGTATGCTTCATTTTATCGTGAGATTTATTGCATGAATATATGTAAGCAACCATCTCAGTTGTTGGGGTGGATACCAGCATGATGCtggatttctttcttttccagtTCTTTTTTCAAGTGCTGATGATAattacatgtgtgtgtgtaccTCTGGGATTATGGATTTTAGCAATCTTTGTTGGCCCTGTCCTGTATTGCTTGTTTCTCTGATGTTTTCTTTGTACGAAAGCAACTTGAAGTGATTTTACTGAATGACAGTTTTTGGTTTCCTATGCAGCATCCATGGACAGTGTGCCATCATTATGTTCGATGTTACTGCACGATTGACATATAAGAATGTCCCTACATGGCATAGGGATCTTTGCAGGTGTGTTGATTTCTTTGTTCTGATCTATTGAATTGAATTCTTTTTGCCAAGCTGActcaatatattttgattatctCCTGTTGCCTGCTCTTCAGGGTCTGCGAAAACATTCCTATTGTTCTCTGTGGAAACAAGGTGGACGTAAAGAACAGGCAGGTGAAGGCAAAGCAGGTTACTTTTCACAGGAAGAAGAACTTGCAATACTATGAGATTTCAGCTAAGAGCAATTACAATTTTGAGAAGCCATTTTTGTACCTTGCCAGAAAACTTGCTGGGTAAAGGATCATCATCATGCCAATCTGAATGCCTTTAcccttttgtaatttttgtttagtgatAATGATTGGGGTTGTTTTGTGACTCTAGGGATCCTAACTTGCATTTTGTTGAGACTCCAGCCTTGGCTCCCCCAGAAGTGCCTATTGACCTTGCAGCACAGGCACAGTAAGTGTACAATGTCATTTATTTAGCTCTCCTTTGCCATTCTGTTACTTTCTTTTACTCCATAGATATTCACAAATCTGCATGTACATTATTATGTGCATTGTTTATACAAAAACACAAAGGAAAAGAATTTCTCAGGTTTCATAAAAATGAACCTTACATATTATACAATCAATGTGTTTGTGTTTATCAAGTATTACAAGAGgctggtttgattttttattttataaacttgatACAGCAAATCATCCATGTTTATTTGTATACATACCATCGGTTTGGTTTTTGATCTTTGTTCTTGCTGCTGGTAATTTTAACAGGCACGAGGCTGagcttgctgctgctgctagtCAACCTCTTCCAGATGACGATGATGACGCATTTGAGTAAAGAATATTAGGGGGTGTTGTCATTGATGGAGTGAGAGGCTTTTGATTATATGATTTTGAGGATATAGATATTTATATCCTTTGACATGTACGAGTATAAACTGGATGATTTCAGGTTTATTACTGACCTGTTTGTTTGAGTTGCTCATATCATCATTCTGCCAGGAGTGTCTTGCCTTGTTTATTCCATCCTTCATACATACATACAGTTTTATGCTACTTATCGATGTCTGCAGGATGCTACTAGTGTTTCTATCTGTCCTTAATTTGTCATCCCAGTGCTGATTAGCGATTATAATTATGGCTTTTCTTATTGTGGTGGTTCCTCTATTCCGGTGTGAATTAACACCAGCGTGTAAGCTATTATAATAAACGTCAACCTGGTGCCGCTAGGGGTGACTCTGGGTGTTCTGTGACTGCTCTTTCATATGAATATGAAACAAGTTGTTTCTGCCATGGTACAAGTAGCAGCATGGATGAGTAATTGC
The Populus nigra chromosome 3, ddPopNigr1.1, whole genome shotgun sequence genome window above contains:
- the LOC133690062 gene encoding GTP-binding nuclear protein Ran-3 — translated: MALPNQQTVDYPSFKLVIVGDGGTGKTTFVKRHLTGEFEKKYEPTIGVEVHPLDFFTNCGKIRFYCWDTAGQEKFGGLRDGYYIHGQCAIIMFDVTARLTYKNVPTWHRDLCRVCENIPIVLCGNKVDVKNRQVKAKQVTFHRKKNLQYYEISAKSNYNFEKPFLYLARKLAGDPNLHFVETPALAPPEVPIDLAAQAQHEAELAAAASQPLPDDDDDAFE
- the LOC133690159 gene encoding GTP-binding nuclear protein Ran-3-like, which gives rise to MALPNQQTVDYPSFKLVIVGDGGTGKTTFVKRHLTGEFEKKYEPTIGVEVHPLDFFTNCGKIRFYCWDTAGQEKFGGLRDGYYIHGQCAIIMFDVTARLTYKNVPTWHRDLCRVCENIPIVLCGNKVDVKNRQVKAKQVTFHRKKNLQYYEISAKSNYNFEKPFLYLARKLAGDPNLHFVESPALAPPEVTIDLAAQAQHEAELAAAVSQPLPDDDDDVFD